A part of Gouania willdenowi chromosome 2, fGouWil2.1, whole genome shotgun sequence genomic DNA contains:
- the LOC114475909 gene encoding nuclear receptor subfamily 4 group A member 2-like isoform X2: protein MPCIPYSASFQRSGSSLHGSGSPPPQRSGSWDLLTPEFVKFSMELVNPPVEAFSSGYDVKPSCAFTLEDTHLPLHAEELRSCPCSVYYYHHRHHHHHHPIPTCTGRSGARSRFAVLSLKHAQVCTWDVSVSVDTRGLQSGVCAVCGDNAACQHYGVRTCEGCKGFFKRSVQKNSQYVCLSMKCCPVDKRRRNRCQFCRFQKCLSVGMDREGVRTDSLKGRRGRLPSNQRAPSDSWLLSSLIRAHVESNQQPSRLDYCKEQTVSPVNDIQQVCEFYQLLTRSMEVIRGWSNNVPGFSALSQHDQELLFYSAFLELFVLRLEHRSGPVEELLVFCDGSVWSRRQCLRGFGGEWIDAIVAFSSELQRMKLDVSTFSVLCTLVLVTERPGLKEPQRVKELQSRVTQCLRDGPGLGPGLTGPGLGPGLTGPGLPGLPGPGLTGPGLPGPGLPGPGLTGPRLTGPGQTGSGQTGSGQTGPGQTGPRLTGPGLIGPGLTGPGLPGPGLPGPGLTGPGLTGPGLPGPGLPGPGLTGPGLTGPGQTGPGLTGPGLTGPGLPGPGLPGPGLTGPGLTGPGLTGPGQTGPGLTGPGLTGPGLTARWSNRATEINKTLSDLRTLCIQGLQRIFYLKLEDLMTPPAVIDKLFMDTLPF from the exons ATGCCGTGCATCCCCTACAGCGCTTCTTTCCAGAGATCCGGCTCTTCGCTGCATGGATCCggttctcctcctcctcagagaTCCGGTTCCTGGGACCTCCTCACCCCAGAGTTCGTAAAGTTCAGCATGGAGCTGGTGAACCCCCCAGTGGAAGCCTTCAGCTCCGGGTACGACGTAAAACCTTCGTGCGCGTTCACGCTGGAGGACACGCACCTGCCGTTGCACGCAGAGGAGCTGCGCTCGTGCCCGTGCTCTGTGTACTATTACCaccatcgtcatcatcatcatcatcatcccatTCCAACATGCACGGGTCGCAGCGGTGCGCGCTCCCGGTTTGCAGTGCTCTCGCTGAAGCACGCGCAGGTGTGCACGTGGGACGTGTCGGTGAGCGTGGACACGCGCGGTCTGCAGAGCGGCGTGTGCGCGGTGTGCGGAGACAACGCCGCGTGTCAACATTACGGAGTGAGAACCTGCGAAGGATGCAAAGGATTCTTTAAG AGAAGCGTCCAGAAAAACTCTCAGTACGTGTGTCTGTCCATGAAATGCTGTCCTGTGGACAAACGACGGAGGAACCGCTGTCAGTTCTGTCGTTTCCAGAAGTGTTTGTCAGTGGGAATGGACCGAGAAG GTGTGAGGACGGACAGCCTGAAAGGTCGCAGAGGTCGTCTGCCGTCCAATCAGAGAGCTCCCTCAGACTCGTGGCTCCTCAGCAGCCTCATCAGGGCTCACGTGGAATCAAACCAACAACCTTCTCGCCTCGACTACTGCAAA gagCAAACTGTGAGTCCTGTCAATGACATCCAACAAGTTTGTGAGTTTTATCAACTCCTGACTCGATCCATGGAGGTGATCCGAGGATGGAGCAACAATGTTCCAGGGTTCAGTGCTTTGTCCCAACACGACCAGGAACTGCTCTTCTACTCCGCCTTCCTGGAGCTGTTCGTGCTGCGGCTGGAACACAG GTCCGGCCCAGTGGAGGAGCTGTTGGTGTTCTGTGACGGCTCGGTGTGGAGTCGTCGTCAGTGTCTGCGAGGTTTCGGCGGCGAGTGGATCGACGCCATCGTGGCGTTTTCCTCTGAGCTGCAGAGGATGAAGCTGGACGTGTCCACCTTCTCTGTCCTATGCACACTCGTCCTCGTCACAG AGCGTCCCGGACTGAAGGAGCCTCAAAGGGTGAAGGAGTTGCAGAGCAGAGTGACACAGTGCCTGAGGGACGGGCCAGGACTAGGACCAGGACTAACAGGACCAGGACT AGGACCAGGACTAACAGGACCAGGACTACCAGGACTACCAGGACCAGGACTAACAGGACCAGGACTACCAGGACCAGGACTACCAGGACCAGGACTAACAGGACCAAGACTAACAGGACCAGGACAAACAGGATCAGGACAAACAGGATCAGGACAAACAGGACCAGGACAAACAGGACCAAGACTAACAGGACCAGGACTAATAGGACCAGGACTAACAGGACCAGGACTACCAGGACCAGGACTACCAGGACCAGGACTAACAGGACCAGGACTAACAGGACCAGGACTACCAGGACCAGGACTACCAGGACCAGGACTAACAGGACCAGGACTAACAGGACCAGGACAAACAGGACCAGGACTAACAGGACCAGGACTAACAGGACCAGGACTACCAGGACCAGGACTACCAGGACCAGGACTAACAGGACCAGGACTAACAGGACCAGGACTAACAGGACCAGGACAAACAGGACCAGGACTAACAGGACCAGGACTAACAGGACCAGGACTAACAGCTCGTTGGTCAAACCGAgccacagaaataaataaaaccctgAGCGATCTGCGTACGTTGTGCATCCAAGGCCTGCAACGCATCTTCTACCTGAAACTGGAGGACCTGATGACTCCGCCTGCTGTTATCGATAAACTGTTCATGGACACACTGCCATTTTAA
- the LOC114475909 gene encoding nuclear receptor subfamily 4 group A member 2-like isoform X3 yields MSDLSINTGNNKGAMPCIPYSASFQRSGSSLHGSGSPPPQRSGSWDLLTPEFVKFSMELVNPPVEAFSSGYDVKPSCAFTLEDTHLPLHAEELRSCPCSVYYYHHRHHHHHHPIPTCTGRSGARSRFAVLSLKHAQVCTWDVSVSVDTRGLQSGVCAVCGDNAACQHYGVRTCEGCKGFFKRSVQKNSQYVCLSMKCCPVDKRRRNRCQFCRFQKCLSVGMDREGVRTDSLKGRRGRLPSNQRAPSDSWLLSSLIRAHVESNQQPSRLDYCKEQTVSPVNDIQQVCEFYQLLTRSMEVIRGWSNNVPGFSALSQHDQELLFYSAFLELFVLRLEHRSGPVEELLVFCDGSVWSRRQCLRGFGGEWIDAIVAFSSELQRMKLDVSTFSVLCTLVLVTERPGLKEPQRVKELQSRVTQCLRDGPGLGPGLTGPGLGPGLTGPGLPGLPGPGLTGPGLPGPGLPGPGLTGPRLTGPRLTGPGLIGPGLTGPGLPGPGLPGPGLTGPGLTGPGLPGPGLPGPGLTGPGLTGPGQTGPGLTGPGLTGPGLPGPGLPGPGLTGPGLTGPGLTGPGQTGPGLTGPGLTGPGLTARWSNRATEINKTLSDLRTLCIQGLQRIFYLKLEDLMTPPAVIDKLFMDTLPF; encoded by the exons atgagcgatctgagcattaatacaggaaacaacaaagg AGCAATGCCGTGCATCCCCTACAGCGCTTCTTTCCAGAGATCCGGCTCTTCGCTGCATGGATCCggttctcctcctcctcagagaTCCGGTTCCTGGGACCTCCTCACCCCAGAGTTCGTAAAGTTCAGCATGGAGCTGGTGAACCCCCCAGTGGAAGCCTTCAGCTCCGGGTACGACGTAAAACCTTCGTGCGCGTTCACGCTGGAGGACACGCACCTGCCGTTGCACGCAGAGGAGCTGCGCTCGTGCCCGTGCTCTGTGTACTATTACCaccatcgtcatcatcatcatcatcatcccatTCCAACATGCACGGGTCGCAGCGGTGCGCGCTCCCGGTTTGCAGTGCTCTCGCTGAAGCACGCGCAGGTGTGCACGTGGGACGTGTCGGTGAGCGTGGACACGCGCGGTCTGCAGAGCGGCGTGTGCGCGGTGTGCGGAGACAACGCCGCGTGTCAACATTACGGAGTGAGAACCTGCGAAGGATGCAAAGGATTCTTTAAG AGAAGCGTCCAGAAAAACTCTCAGTACGTGTGTCTGTCCATGAAATGCTGTCCTGTGGACAAACGACGGAGGAACCGCTGTCAGTTCTGTCGTTTCCAGAAGTGTTTGTCAGTGGGAATGGACCGAGAAG GTGTGAGGACGGACAGCCTGAAAGGTCGCAGAGGTCGTCTGCCGTCCAATCAGAGAGCTCCCTCAGACTCGTGGCTCCTCAGCAGCCTCATCAGGGCTCACGTGGAATCAAACCAACAACCTTCTCGCCTCGACTACTGCAAA gagCAAACTGTGAGTCCTGTCAATGACATCCAACAAGTTTGTGAGTTTTATCAACTCCTGACTCGATCCATGGAGGTGATCCGAGGATGGAGCAACAATGTTCCAGGGTTCAGTGCTTTGTCCCAACACGACCAGGAACTGCTCTTCTACTCCGCCTTCCTGGAGCTGTTCGTGCTGCGGCTGGAACACAG GTCCGGCCCAGTGGAGGAGCTGTTGGTGTTCTGTGACGGCTCGGTGTGGAGTCGTCGTCAGTGTCTGCGAGGTTTCGGCGGCGAGTGGATCGACGCCATCGTGGCGTTTTCCTCTGAGCTGCAGAGGATGAAGCTGGACGTGTCCACCTTCTCTGTCCTATGCACACTCGTCCTCGTCACAG AGCGTCCCGGACTGAAGGAGCCTCAAAGGGTGAAGGAGTTGCAGAGCAGAGTGACACAGTGCCTGAGGGACGGGCCAGGACTAGGACCAGGACTAACAGGACCAGGACT AGGACCAGGACTAACAGGACCAGGACTACCAGGACTACCAGGACCAGGACTAACAGGACCAGGACTACCAGGACCAGGACTACCAGGACCAGGACTAACAGGACCAAGACTAACAG GACCAAGACTAACAGGACCAGGACTAATAGGACCAGGACTAACAGGACCAGGACTACCAGGACCAGGACTACCAGGACCAGGACTAACAGGACCAGGACTAACAGGACCAGGACTACCAGGACCAGGACTACCAGGACCAGGACTAACAGGACCAGGACTAACAGGACCAGGACAAACAGGACCAGGACTAACAGGACCAGGACTAACAGGACCAGGACTACCAGGACCAGGACTACCAGGACCAGGACTAACAGGACCAGGACTAACAGGACCAGGACTAACAGGACCAGGACAAACAGGACCAGGACTAACAGGACCAGGACTAACAGGACCAGGACTAACAGCTCGTTGGTCAAACCGAgccacagaaataaataaaaccctgAGCGATCTGCGTACGTTGTGCATCCAAGGCCTGCAACGCATCTTCTACCTGAAACTGGAGGACCTGATGACTCCGCCTGCTGTTATCGATAAACTGTTCATGGACACACTGCCATTTTAA
- the LOC114475909 gene encoding nuclear receptor subfamily 4 group A member 2-like isoform X1 — protein sequence MSDLSINTGNNKGAMPCIPYSASFQRSGSSLHGSGSPPPQRSGSWDLLTPEFVKFSMELVNPPVEAFSSGYDVKPSCAFTLEDTHLPLHAEELRSCPCSVYYYHHRHHHHHHPIPTCTGRSGARSRFAVLSLKHAQVCTWDVSVSVDTRGLQSGVCAVCGDNAACQHYGVRTCEGCKGFFKRSVQKNSQYVCLSMKCCPVDKRRRNRCQFCRFQKCLSVGMDREGVRTDSLKGRRGRLPSNQRAPSDSWLLSSLIRAHVESNQQPSRLDYCKEQTVSPVNDIQQVCEFYQLLTRSMEVIRGWSNNVPGFSALSQHDQELLFYSAFLELFVLRLEHRSGPVEELLVFCDGSVWSRRQCLRGFGGEWIDAIVAFSSELQRMKLDVSTFSVLCTLVLVTERPGLKEPQRVKELQSRVTQCLRDGPGLGPGLTGPGLGPGLTGPGLPGLPGPGLTGPGLPGPGLPGPGLTGPRLTGPGQTGSGQTGSGQTGPGQTGPRLTGPGLIGPGLTGPGLPGPGLPGPGLTGPGLTGPGLPGPGLPGPGLTGPGLTGPGQTGPGLTGPGLTGPGLPGPGLPGPGLTGPGLTGPGLTGPGQTGPGLTGPGLTGPGLTARWSNRATEINKTLSDLRTLCIQGLQRIFYLKLEDLMTPPAVIDKLFMDTLPF from the exons atgagcgatctgagcattaatacaggaaacaacaaagg AGCAATGCCGTGCATCCCCTACAGCGCTTCTTTCCAGAGATCCGGCTCTTCGCTGCATGGATCCggttctcctcctcctcagagaTCCGGTTCCTGGGACCTCCTCACCCCAGAGTTCGTAAAGTTCAGCATGGAGCTGGTGAACCCCCCAGTGGAAGCCTTCAGCTCCGGGTACGACGTAAAACCTTCGTGCGCGTTCACGCTGGAGGACACGCACCTGCCGTTGCACGCAGAGGAGCTGCGCTCGTGCCCGTGCTCTGTGTACTATTACCaccatcgtcatcatcatcatcatcatcccatTCCAACATGCACGGGTCGCAGCGGTGCGCGCTCCCGGTTTGCAGTGCTCTCGCTGAAGCACGCGCAGGTGTGCACGTGGGACGTGTCGGTGAGCGTGGACACGCGCGGTCTGCAGAGCGGCGTGTGCGCGGTGTGCGGAGACAACGCCGCGTGTCAACATTACGGAGTGAGAACCTGCGAAGGATGCAAAGGATTCTTTAAG AGAAGCGTCCAGAAAAACTCTCAGTACGTGTGTCTGTCCATGAAATGCTGTCCTGTGGACAAACGACGGAGGAACCGCTGTCAGTTCTGTCGTTTCCAGAAGTGTTTGTCAGTGGGAATGGACCGAGAAG GTGTGAGGACGGACAGCCTGAAAGGTCGCAGAGGTCGTCTGCCGTCCAATCAGAGAGCTCCCTCAGACTCGTGGCTCCTCAGCAGCCTCATCAGGGCTCACGTGGAATCAAACCAACAACCTTCTCGCCTCGACTACTGCAAA gagCAAACTGTGAGTCCTGTCAATGACATCCAACAAGTTTGTGAGTTTTATCAACTCCTGACTCGATCCATGGAGGTGATCCGAGGATGGAGCAACAATGTTCCAGGGTTCAGTGCTTTGTCCCAACACGACCAGGAACTGCTCTTCTACTCCGCCTTCCTGGAGCTGTTCGTGCTGCGGCTGGAACACAG GTCCGGCCCAGTGGAGGAGCTGTTGGTGTTCTGTGACGGCTCGGTGTGGAGTCGTCGTCAGTGTCTGCGAGGTTTCGGCGGCGAGTGGATCGACGCCATCGTGGCGTTTTCCTCTGAGCTGCAGAGGATGAAGCTGGACGTGTCCACCTTCTCTGTCCTATGCACACTCGTCCTCGTCACAG AGCGTCCCGGACTGAAGGAGCCTCAAAGGGTGAAGGAGTTGCAGAGCAGAGTGACACAGTGCCTGAGGGACGGGCCAGGACTAGGACCAGGACTAACAGGACCAGGACT AGGACCAGGACTAACAGGACCAGGACTACCAGGACTACCAGGACCAGGACTAACAGGACCAGGACTACCAGGACCAGGACTACCAGGACCAGGACTAACAGGACCAAGACTAACAGGACCAGGACAAACAGGATCAGGACAAACAGGATCAGGACAAACAGGACCAGGACAAACAGGACCAAGACTAACAGGACCAGGACTAATAGGACCAGGACTAACAGGACCAGGACTACCAGGACCAGGACTACCAGGACCAGGACTAACAGGACCAGGACTAACAGGACCAGGACTACCAGGACCAGGACTACCAGGACCAGGACTAACAGGACCAGGACTAACAGGACCAGGACAAACAGGACCAGGACTAACAGGACCAGGACTAACAGGACCAGGACTACCAGGACCAGGACTACCAGGACCAGGACTAACAGGACCAGGACTAACAGGACCAGGACTAACAGGACCAGGACAAACAGGACCAGGACTAACAGGACCAGGACTAACAGGACCAGGACTAACAGCTCGTTGGTCAAACCGAgccacagaaataaataaaaccctgAGCGATCTGCGTACGTTGTGCATCCAAGGCCTGCAACGCATCTTCTACCTGAAACTGGAGGACCTGATGACTCCGCCTGCTGTTATCGATAAACTGTTCATGGACACACTGCCATTTTAA